In the Sediminibacter sp. Hel_I_10 genome, one interval contains:
- the groL gene encoding chaperonin GroEL (60 kDa chaperone family; promotes refolding of misfolded polypeptides especially under stressful conditions; forms two stacked rings of heptamers to form a barrel-shaped 14mer; ends can be capped by GroES; misfolded proteins enter the barrel where they are refolded when GroES binds) translates to MAKDIKFDIEARDGLKRGVDALANAVKVTLGPKGRNVIIGKSFGAPQVTKDGVTVAKEIELDDELENMGAQMVKEVASKTNDLAGDGTTTATVLAQAIVKEGLRNVAAGANPMDLKRGIDKAVEAIVKDLEKQSKKVGNSSEMIKQVASISANNDETIGDLIAKAFGKVGKEGVITVEEAKGTDTYVDVVEGMQFDRGYLSPYFVTDSDKMVADLENPYILLFDKKISNLQEILPILEPVAQSGRPLLIIAEDVEGQALATLVVNKLRGGLKIAAVKAPGFGDRRKAMLEDIAILTGGTVISEERGFSLENADLSMLGSAENVTIDKDNTTIVNGEGKSDDIKARVNQIKAQIETTTSDYDKEKLQERLAKLAGGVAVLYVGAASEVEMKEKKDRVDDALHATRAAVEEGIVAGGGVALVRAITVLQKITTENLDETTGVQIVARAIEAPLRTIVENAGGEGSVVINKVLEGKKDFGFDAKTETYVDMLKAGIIDPKKVTRIALENAASVAGMILTTECALVDIKEDSTGGGMPGGMGGGMPGMM, encoded by the coding sequence ATGGCAAAAGATATAAAATTTGATATTGAAGCGCGTGACGGATTAAAACGTGGCGTTGATGCATTGGCAAATGCAGTAAAAGTAACCTTAGGACCAAAAGGTCGTAACGTTATTATTGGTAAATCATTTGGGGCTCCTCAAGTTACTAAAGATGGTGTTACCGTTGCAAAAGAAATAGAATTAGATGATGAGCTCGAAAATATGGGCGCTCAAATGGTAAAAGAAGTTGCTTCTAAAACCAATGATTTAGCAGGTGACGGTACAACAACCGCAACTGTATTGGCTCAAGCTATCGTAAAAGAGGGCTTAAGAAATGTAGCTGCTGGTGCAAACCCAATGGATTTAAAACGTGGTATTGACAAAGCTGTTGAAGCCATTGTGAAAGATCTAGAAAAGCAATCTAAAAAAGTAGGTAACTCTTCAGAAATGATCAAGCAGGTTGCCTCTATTTCTGCTAATAATGACGAAACTATAGGTGATTTAATCGCTAAAGCATTCGGCAAAGTTGGTAAAGAAGGTGTTATTACTGTTGAAGAAGCTAAAGGAACAGATACTTACGTAGATGTTGTTGAAGGGATGCAGTTTGACAGAGGATATTTATCGCCTTACTTTGTAACAGACTCTGATAAAATGGTTGCAGATTTAGAAAATCCGTACATTTTATTGTTTGACAAGAAAATTTCAAACCTACAGGAAATTCTTCCAATTTTAGAGCCGGTTGCCCAATCTGGTCGTCCGTTATTGATTATTGCTGAAGATGTAGAAGGTCAAGCCTTGGCAACTTTAGTTGTCAATAAATTGAGAGGTGGTCTAAAAATTGCAGCGGTTAAAGCTCCAGGATTTGGAGACAGACGTAAAGCAATGTTAGAGGACATCGCCATATTAACTGGAGGTACTGTTATTTCTGAAGAAAGAGGATTCTCTTTAGAAAATGCAGATTTGAGCATGTTAGGCTCTGCTGAAAACGTAACCATTGACAAAGACAATACGACTATTGTTAACGGTGAAGGAAAAAGTGATGACATCAAAGCTAGAGTGAATCAAATTAAAGCTCAGATTGAAACAACTACAAGCGATTATGATAAGGAAAAACTTCAAGAGCGTTTGGCTAAATTAGCTGGTGGTGTTGCTGTACTTTATGTAGGTGCTGCATCCGAAGTTGAGATGAAAGAGAAAAAAGATCGTGTTGATGATGCCTTACATGCTACAAGAGCAGCTGTTGAAGAAGGTATTGTTGCTGGTGGTGGTGTTGCACTCGTAAGAGCGATTACCGTATTACAAAAAATCACTACTGAAAATTTAGACGAAACTACGGGAGTTCAAATTGTAGCAAGAGCTATCGAAGCGCCTCTAAGAACTATTGTTGAAAACGCAGGCGGAGAAGGCTCTGTTGTAATCAACAAAGTATTAGAAGGTAAAAAAGATTTTGGTTTTGATGCTAAAACTGAAACTTATGTAGATATGTTGAAAGCTGGGATTATTGATCCTAAGAAAGTAACGCGTATTGCATTGGAAAACGCTGCATCTGTTGCCGGAATGATATTAACTACTGAGTGTGCCTTAGTAGATATCAAAGAAGACTCTACCGGTGGCGGTATGCCAGGTGGAATGGGTGGCGGAATGCCAGGCATGATGTAA
- a CDS encoding heavy-metal-associated domain-containing protein has protein sequence MKWIPMIKNAILIVLITMAGTVYAQDKNAKASIEVDGVCTMCKERIEKAAIRTKGVKYANWDVSTHELKLIYDERKTNVDSISKSVAAVGHDTKKLKATEAAYNSVHPCCRYREENVKEDHK, from the coding sequence ATGAAATGGATACCAATGATTAAAAACGCAATTTTAATAGTTTTGATTACTATGGCAGGAACCGTTTATGCACAAGATAAAAACGCAAAAGCTTCTATAGAAGTTGATGGCGTGTGTACCATGTGCAAAGAGCGTATAGAAAAAGCGGCGATACGCACTAAGGGTGTAAAATATGCCAATTGGGATGTGAGTACTCACGAGCTCAAACTTATTTATGACGAGCGTAAAACCAATGTGGATAGTATCTCTAAAAGTGTAGCGGCAGTAGGGCATGATACAAAAAAATTAAAGGCCACAGAAGCAGCATACAACTCGGTTCATCCGTGTTGCAGATACCGTGAAGAAAACGTAAAAGAAGACCATAAATAA
- the miaB gene encoding tRNA (N6-isopentenyl adenosine(37)-C2)-methylthiotransferase MiaB, whose protein sequence is MEKTIDETKQGEHLVLDQKEGNTRKLFIESYGCAMNFSDSEIVASILSDQGFNTTQHLEEADLVLVNTCSIRDKAEQTVRKRLEKYNAVKRINPKMKVGVLGCMAERLKTKFLEEEKIVDLVVGPDAYKDLPNLLAEVDEGRDAINVILSKDETYGDISPVRLNTNGVSAFVSITRGCDNMCTFCVVPFTRGRERSRDPQSIIEEINDLWNKGYKEITLLGQNVDSYLWYGGGLKKDFEKASDMQKATAVGFSSLLAMCADAHPEMRIRFSTSNPQDLTLDVIETMAAYKNICKHIHLPVQSGSNRILKAMNRLHTREEYFALIDNIRRILPECSISQDLISGFPTETEQDHQDTLSLMDYVKYNFGYMFTYSERPGTMAERKLDDDVPEEVKKRRLAEIVQKQREHSEIRTKAYINSIVEVLIERESKKSSNEWSGRTSQNVVAVFPKKHYKVGELVKVKITDCTSATLIGEAI, encoded by the coding sequence ATGGAGAAAACAATAGATGAAACCAAACAAGGAGAACACTTGGTTTTAGATCAAAAAGAAGGAAACACACGAAAACTATTTATAGAAAGTTATGGCTGTGCTATGAACTTTAGCGATAGCGAAATCGTAGCTTCAATTTTGTCTGATCAAGGCTTTAATACCACACAACATTTAGAGGAAGCCGATTTAGTTCTCGTAAACACCTGCTCTATTAGAGATAAAGCCGAACAGACCGTTAGAAAGCGTTTGGAAAAATACAATGCGGTTAAACGAATCAACCCCAAAATGAAAGTCGGCGTGTTGGGTTGCATGGCAGAGCGCTTAAAAACCAAGTTTCTCGAAGAAGAAAAAATCGTGGATTTAGTTGTAGGCCCCGATGCTTATAAAGACCTGCCCAATCTTTTGGCTGAAGTTGATGAAGGTCGGGACGCCATCAATGTGATTCTCTCTAAAGATGAAACTTATGGGGACATCTCTCCTGTACGACTGAACACCAATGGTGTAAGTGCTTTTGTTTCTATTACCCGTGGTTGTGACAATATGTGCACCTTCTGCGTCGTACCTTTTACAAGAGGACGAGAACGCAGTAGAGACCCGCAAAGTATCATTGAAGAAATCAATGATTTGTGGAACAAAGGGTACAAGGAGATTACACTTTTGGGGCAAAACGTAGACAGTTATTTATGGTATGGTGGCGGACTCAAAAAAGATTTTGAAAAAGCCAGCGATATGCAAAAGGCAACCGCTGTAGGGTTTTCTAGCCTACTCGCCATGTGCGCCGATGCCCACCCAGAAATGCGTATTCGTTTTTCAACAAGCAATCCACAAGATTTAACCTTAGATGTGATTGAGACTATGGCTGCTTATAAAAACATCTGTAAGCACATCCACTTGCCTGTGCAAAGTGGGAGCAATCGTATTCTAAAGGCTATGAATCGTCTTCACACCCGTGAAGAATATTTTGCACTTATTGATAACATTCGTCGCATATTGCCAGAATGCTCTATTAGTCAAGATTTAATTTCTGGTTTTCCCACCGAAACCGAACAAGATCATCAAGACACTTTAAGTCTAATGGATTACGTAAAGTATAATTTTGGTTACATGTTTACCTATTCAGAACGACCAGGCACCATGGCTGAACGAAAATTAGACGATGATGTTCCTGAAGAGGTCAAAAAACGCCGTTTGGCCGAAATTGTACAAAAGCAACGTGAGCACAGTGAAATTAGAACCAAGGCCTATATTAATTCTATAGTAGAGGTATTAATTGAACGCGAGTCTAAAAAATCAAGCAATGAATGGTCCGGTCGCACTTCTCAGAATGTTGTAGCCGTTTTCCCTAAAAAGCACTATAAAGTTGGGGAGTTAGTCAAGGTTAAAATTACCGATTGCACCAGCGCGACCTTGATTGGAGAGGCTATTTAA
- a CDS encoding LptE family protein, whose amino-acid sequence MKLLKFLLLFSVLPLISGCGPYSFSGISIAPGTETFQVNYFQNTASLIEPGFDRDFTLALQDLILNQTNLTLTTTNGDLVYEGEITEYRISPTTAQANSTAAQNRLTVSVNVRFYDKNTPDEEFEQRFSFFYDYAGAELLTGNLRDTAHEEIFERLTQDIFNASLAKW is encoded by the coding sequence ATGAAGTTGCTCAAATTCTTATTACTTTTTAGTGTTTTGCCCTTAATTTCGGGATGTGGGCCTTATTCTTTTTCAGGGATTTCGATTGCTCCTGGCACAGAGACCTTTCAAGTCAATTACTTTCAAAACACGGCATCACTTATAGAACCAGGATTTGACAGAGATTTCACCTTGGCGCTACAAGATTTAATCTTAAACCAAACCAACCTTACTTTAACTACTACAAACGGGGATTTAGTTTACGAAGGTGAAATTACCGAATACCGTATTTCTCCAACAACTGCTCAAGCCAACAGTACCGCGGCACAAAACCGATTGACCGTTAGTGTAAATGTTAGGTTTTACGATAAAAACACACCCGATGAAGAATTTGAGCAACGCTTTTCATTTTTTTATGATTATGCCGGCGCCGAATTACTCACAGGAAATTTAAGAGATACAGCACATGAAGAAATTTTTGAGCGTTTAACTCAAGATATATTTAATGCCTCTTTGGCCAAATGGTAA
- a CDS encoding TonB-dependent receptor: protein MIERSRRTQANKNLNLFLLALLFPLILISQDVLKGQVVEQGNGQEWPLVGANVFWLDTAVGAVTDINGEFEVSYKADYSKLIISYVGYKTDTITVTQPKYIKHKLQPKGDLDEVTITSRNQATSKSYLSAQNITTVSSDELLKAACCNLSESFETNPSIDVNFADAVTGTKQIRMLGLTNKYILITTENIPSIRGASQAYGLSFIPGTWVESIQITKGAGSVVNGFESIAGQINTELRKPSTDDRLFVNLYAANSQRLELNTHINTKISKRWDTGLYVHGSTLQEKHDVNNDGFLDMPLYNQINVMNRWQYTDQEHGFVSFINVRYLNDAKQSGQMDFDPENTNLGGNGMILNAPLPNGQDFEAWGSEVNTERFEMSGKFGYVNPDIPWQSLGVQMACSSHNQNSYFGLNTYDINHNSLYSNVIYNSIISDSRHKIKTGLGFTYDHYDELISNESFERSERSAGAFFEYAYDDLNNFTMTAGLRFDTHNLLGEFVTPRLHMRYTPWEKAALRASVGRGKRSANIFAENQSMFSTSRTISILGGNGPIYGLDPEIAWNYGISFLQGFNLFGRKGDVALDFYRTDFKNQVVVDWEQVNQVRFYNLEGDSYANSFQVEVNYDVFDRFTIRGAYKYYDVKTSYQTGKLMKPLVPKHRIFANLSYQTKMDARLSQWKFDLTYNWLGKQRFSSTALNAPEFRLPEYSPTVATLNAQVTKVFSSKFEMYLGGENITNLRQNNPILDANNPFGPNFDTTFVYGPIFGSMYYAGLRYKIK, encoded by the coding sequence ATGATAGAAAGATCAAGAAGAACTCAAGCCAATAAAAACCTCAATCTGTTTTTGTTGGCCTTGTTGTTCCCCTTAATACTGATATCCCAAGATGTTTTAAAAGGTCAAGTTGTAGAGCAGGGCAACGGTCAAGAATGGCCTTTAGTGGGTGCCAATGTGTTCTGGCTAGACACTGCTGTGGGAGCTGTGACTGATATTAATGGTGAATTTGAAGTGTCTTACAAAGCAGACTATTCTAAATTGATCATCAGTTACGTGGGCTATAAGACAGATACCATAACGGTTACTCAGCCAAAGTACATTAAACATAAATTACAGCCTAAAGGAGATCTTGATGAAGTAACAATTACTTCCAGAAATCAGGCCACCTCCAAATCCTATTTGAGCGCTCAAAACATCACTACCGTAAGTAGTGATGAGCTTTTAAAAGCAGCATGTTGTAATCTCTCAGAAAGTTTTGAAACCAATCCATCGATTGATGTCAATTTTGCAGATGCCGTTACTGGAACAAAGCAGATAAGAATGTTGGGTCTAACCAACAAGTATATCTTAATCACTACCGAGAATATACCATCAATACGGGGTGCTTCTCAGGCGTATGGGCTTAGTTTTATTCCTGGAACCTGGGTAGAGAGCATCCAGATTACAAAAGGAGCAGGAAGTGTGGTCAATGGGTTTGAAAGTATTGCGGGGCAAATTAATACAGAATTGAGAAAACCTTCTACAGATGATCGCTTATTTGTTAATCTGTATGCCGCCAATAGTCAACGTCTAGAATTGAATACGCACATCAATACTAAAATCAGTAAGAGATGGGATACGGGACTTTACGTTCATGGAAGCACGTTGCAAGAAAAACATGATGTCAATAATGATGGGTTTTTAGATATGCCACTTTACAATCAAATTAATGTAATGAACAGATGGCAATATACCGATCAAGAACATGGTTTTGTGAGCTTTATTAACGTACGTTATTTAAACGATGCAAAGCAATCTGGTCAAATGGATTTTGATCCAGAAAACACCAACCTAGGCGGAAATGGGATGATCTTGAATGCGCCGCTACCCAATGGGCAGGATTTTGAAGCTTGGGGTAGCGAGGTAAACACCGAGCGCTTTGAAATGTCTGGGAAATTTGGATACGTCAATCCAGATATTCCTTGGCAAAGTCTTGGCGTCCAGATGGCCTGCAGTAGTCATAATCAAAATTCTTATTTTGGATTAAACACCTATGATATTAACCATAATAGTTTGTATTCTAACGTGATCTACAATTCGATCATCAGTGATTCTAGACATAAAATAAAAACAGGATTGGGCTTTACCTACGATCATTATGATGAGTTGATCAGCAATGAGAGTTTTGAGCGAAGTGAACGATCGGCAGGTGCCTTTTTTGAATATGCTTATGACGATTTAAATAACTTCACCATGACTGCTGGGCTTAGATTTGATACACACAATTTGTTAGGAGAATTTGTGACACCAAGATTGCACATGCGCTATACGCCTTGGGAAAAGGCAGCACTAAGGGCCTCTGTAGGTAGAGGGAAGCGGAGTGCTAATATTTTTGCTGAAAATCAGAGCATGTTTTCCACGTCAAGAACGATTTCTATTTTAGGCGGAAATGGACCTATCTATGGATTGGATCCTGAAATTGCTTGGAATTATGGCATCTCTTTTCTTCAAGGTTTTAATCTCTTCGGAAGAAAAGGCGATGTGGCCCTGGATTTCTATAGAACCGATTTTAAGAATCAAGTAGTGGTCGATTGGGAACAGGTCAATCAAGTTCGTTTTTATAATTTAGAGGGAGACAGTTATGCTAACAGTTTTCAAGTTGAGGTCAATTATGATGTATTTGATCGTTTTACGATACGTGGTGCTTATAAATATTATGATGTGAAGACCAGCTATCAAACAGGTAAGCTGATGAAGCCCTTGGTGCCAAAGCACAGAATTTTTGCCAACCTATCTTACCAGACTAAGATGGATGCGCGTCTGTCTCAATGGAAATTTGATCTTACCTACAATTGGTTAGGAAAACAAAGGTTTTCTTCTACAGCCTTAAATGCTCCAGAATTTAGACTTCCAGAATATTCGCCTACCGTGGCCACTTTAAATGCTCAGGTCACCAAAGTATTTTCCTCAAAATTTGAAATGTATCTGGGCGGAGAGAATATTACCAATTTGAGACAGAACAACCCCATATTAGATGCAAACAATCCCTTTGGACCAAATTTTGATACTACTTTTGTTTATGGTCCTATATTTGGCAGTATGTATTATGCTGGATTACGATATAAAATCAAATAA
- a CDS encoding DUF6090 family protein, with protein sequence MKNTTWKYTLREIIIVIIGISIAFSINKCSDNISNNKLRKQYLTNLKSDIEADKIQLNKNIVAIDMKINKCQDIIPYLNTNKNGGMTLMNDVFTILQYENFNPKNITYKTLINSGDLKLIDDFEFKTSIQGHYSNYDEILDVYVRHTSLIKDYLGNYMINYADYDQLMVGKTPFSDEIKLKNIVRALNTTFRDKKKATQDGVVSCDLLISAIEKELN encoded by the coding sequence ATGAAAAACACGACTTGGAAATACACTTTAAGAGAAATAATTATCGTAATCATTGGGATAAGTATTGCTTTTAGTATAAATAAATGTTCAGATAACATTAGCAATAATAAACTTCGAAAGCAGTACTTAACAAATTTAAAAAGTGATATTGAAGCTGATAAAATTCAGTTAAATAAAAATATTGTTGCCATAGATATGAAAATTAATAAATGTCAAGATATTATACCTTACCTAAACACTAATAAAAACGGTGGCATGACCTTAATGAATGACGTCTTTACAATTTTGCAATATGAAAATTTTAACCCAAAAAATATTACTTATAAAACCCTCATAAATTCTGGTGACCTCAAGCTTATTGATGATTTTGAATTTAAGACATCTATACAAGGACACTATTCTAATTATGATGAAATTCTTGATGTGTATGTTAGACACACGAGCTTGATAAAGGATTATTTAGGCAATTACATGATTAATTATGCAGATTACGATCAACTCATGGTTGGTAAAACACCTTTTTCTGATGAGATCAAATTAAAAAACATTGTGCGTGCCCTAAACACAACTTTTAGAGATAAAAAGAAAGCTACGCAAGATGGAGTTGTTAGCTGTGATCTATTAATTTCTGCTATTGAGAAAGAACTAAATTAA
- a CDS encoding heavy-metal-associated domain-containing protein: protein MKHLILSAAVMAAITLTNCKEAPKESVEVEKEALMETPKEMAMADVSFGVRGNCGMCKSTIEEAAGKVDGVAKASWDVDQKKIDVSFDESKTDVLAIHKAIAASGYDTEKMAGDEAAYNELPGCCKYDHDIEMNQDGSTEE from the coding sequence ATGAAACATTTAATTTTAAGCGCGGCGGTAATGGCTGCAATCACATTGACAAATTGTAAAGAAGCTCCAAAAGAGAGCGTAGAGGTTGAAAAAGAAGCTCTTATGGAGACGCCTAAAGAGATGGCTATGGCCGATGTGAGTTTTGGTGTACGCGGAAATTGCGGGATGTGTAAATCAACCATCGAAGAAGCGGCCGGAAAAGTTGACGGTGTTGCTAAAGCATCATGGGATGTTGATCAAAAGAAAATTGACGTCTCTTTTGATGAAAGTAAAACAGATGTCTTAGCCATTCATAAGGCGATTGCGGCATCTGGTTACGATACAGAAAAAATGGCTGGAGATGAAGCGGCTTATAATGAACTTCCTGGGTGTTGTAAGTACGATCATGATATAGAGATGAATCAGGATGGATCTACTGAAGAATAA
- the secG gene encoding preprotein translocase subunit SecG — protein MNTFTIFLILIVLVAFLLVVVIMVQNPKGGGLSSSFGGGGTQQLGGVKKTTDFLDKSTWALATMLLALILASNFAIPGAGGATTESKIINGNETSTSTPAPVSTPSTANDIATPADSTK, from the coding sequence ATGAACACGTTTACAATATTTTTAATCCTAATCGTACTAGTAGCTTTTTTACTAGTGGTTGTTATTATGGTACAAAACCCTAAAGGTGGCGGACTTTCTTCTTCATTTGGTGGAGGCGGCACTCAGCAATTGGGTGGTGTTAAGAAAACAACAGATTTCTTGGATAAAAGTACTTGGGCCTTGGCAACAATGTTATTGGCGTTGATTTTAGCTTCTAACTTTGCAATTCCAGGTGCTGGAGGCGCAACTACAGAGTCTAAAATTATTAATGGTAACGAAACTTCAACGAGCACGCCTGCTCCGGTTTCTACGCCAAGTACTGCAAACGATATTGCCACTCCTGCAGACTCTACAAAATAA
- a CDS encoding sigma-54-dependent Fis family transcriptional regulator, whose translation MESIQTIKQRFGIIGNDPKLNRAIEKAMQVAPTDISVLVTGESGVGKESIPKIIHQLSHRKHGKYIAVNCGAIPEGTIDSELFGHEKGAFTGATQTRSGYFEVADGGTIFLDEVGELPLTTQVRLLRVLENGEFIKVGSSKVQSTNVRIVAATNVNMFEAIQKEKFREDLFYRLSTVDINIPPLRDRKEDIHLLFRKFSSDFALKYKMPTIKLTDEAVHYLLKHRWNGNIRQLRNVAEQISVLEQDRTIDASTLNHYLPSGSNNLPAVVNNSKSEGDFSNEREILYKVLFDMKSDLNDLKKLTMELMKSGNVDDVEKDNERLIQKIYGDHKKESYTEEFEDLEVLSIPEKIQQEEEQLEANAKDKYHFAEEVEEEETLSLHDKELELIKKSLERHQGKRKLAAAELGISERTLYRKIKQYDL comes from the coding sequence ATGGAAAGTATACAAACCATAAAACAACGCTTCGGCATTATAGGGAATGATCCCAAGCTCAACCGCGCCATAGAAAAAGCCATGCAGGTTGCCCCTACTGATATCTCGGTATTGGTTACTGGAGAAAGTGGTGTAGGTAAAGAGAGTATCCCTAAAATTATACACCAATTATCCCACAGAAAACATGGCAAATACATTGCTGTTAACTGTGGTGCTATACCCGAGGGTACGATTGACAGTGAGTTATTTGGTCACGAGAAAGGCGCCTTTACAGGAGCCACCCAAACCAGATCTGGTTACTTTGAAGTAGCAGATGGAGGTACTATTTTTTTAGATGAAGTTGGAGAATTACCCTTAACCACTCAAGTAAGATTATTACGTGTCTTAGAAAACGGAGAGTTTATTAAAGTAGGATCAAGTAAGGTGCAAAGTACAAATGTGCGCATTGTGGCTGCAACTAACGTCAATATGTTTGAGGCCATCCAAAAAGAAAAATTTAGGGAAGATCTTTTTTATAGATTGAGTACAGTAGACATTAATATTCCACCACTTAGGGATAGAAAAGAGGACATTCATTTATTGTTCAGAAAATTTTCGAGTGATTTTGCGCTCAAATATAAAATGCCCACTATAAAACTCACCGATGAAGCCGTGCATTACCTACTAAAGCACCGCTGGAATGGAAACATTAGACAATTGCGCAATGTGGCTGAGCAAATTTCGGTATTAGAACAAGACAGGACCATAGATGCTTCTACATTAAACCATTATTTACCGAGCGGAAGCAATAATCTTCCTGCGGTGGTAAATAATTCAAAATCTGAAGGTGATTTTAGCAATGAGCGTGAGATTCTTTATAAGGTACTTTTTGATATGAAGAGTGATCTTAACGATCTTAAAAAGTTAACCATGGAGCTTATGAAGAGTGGCAACGTGGATGATGTTGAAAAGGACAACGAGAGACTCATTCAAAAAATTTATGGTGATCATAAAAAAGAGAGCTATACTGAAGAATTTGAAGACCTGGAAGTATTATCTATTCCAGAAAAAATTCAACAAGAGGAAGAACAACTTGAAGCCAATGCTAAAGACAAATATCATTTTGCTGAAGAAGTTGAAGAAGAGGAGACTCTCTCCCTGCATGACAAAGAACTTGAGTTGATCAAAAAATCACTAGAACGTCATCAAGGCAAAAGAAAACTAGCAGCTGCAGAACTTGGGATAAGCGAGCGTACCTTGTATAGAAAAATAAAACAATATGATCTTTAA
- the groES gene encoding co-chaperone GroES — MSLNIKPLADRVLIEPVEAETKTASGIIIPDNAKEKPQRGKVVAVGKGTKDEPMTVKSGDTVLYGKYSGTELKLEGKDYLMMRESDILAIV, encoded by the coding sequence ATGAGCTTAAACATTAAACCATTAGCAGACAGAGTTCTTATTGAACCAGTTGAAGCTGAAACTAAAACAGCTTCAGGAATTATCATTCCAGACAACGCTAAAGAAAAACCTCAGAGAGGTAAAGTAGTTGCTGTTGGCAAAGGCACTAAAGATGAGCCTATGACCGTAAAATCTGGTGATACCGTGCTTTACGGAAAATATTCTGGTACCGAACTAAAATTAGAAGGTAAAGATTATTTGATGATGCGCGAAAGTGACATCTTGGCGATTGTATAA